From Arctopsyche grandis isolate Sample6627 chromosome 12, ASM5162203v2, whole genome shotgun sequence, one genomic window encodes:
- the dx gene encoding deltex E3 ubiquitin ligase produces MSALHCVVVWEWFDDGNSKWLPYGPAVAQHLERAYAKQLTRVLLSDADPSLHDCYVNLRTQTQCIDKHEGTSIECGVRRMCYSVNSPGGRGARWEWARNCKSPQDARWDTLSMDVQCRIEESWGVGERAVDLSRDPMLACPWLVDFGTLTAAGPGGALKNVRRIQQAPYPLTKVPANCSPAEHQSVQGRRMMSIPHQHTGSSTKSTKSIISMTSVKSTPSQNSSIANRAPAKLPVKEMKNQNGNHPQRDKGKPNLARQILHNLNIFSNKTPNVTTPLSPNSGIQNGLTPNTSSNNNSSNNNKKDSVLDIDSSSTRSGRRLSVDTISTYLSHESKDSLNRQSVSDLLDCSMGSDDVFESDPLPGQISRPKTPSNGSIVGVDAASSVISGFVRVVEAVQWGAVCPPCLAPLAPSQPGSSPHMHASHPPRVVVALSLCSHMMHLACLNKILTRQQRTNKGALYIQCPVCSKVYGEMRGNQPPGTMVWCLQAHSLPGQGNSVHTIQITYNVVSGVQGPEHPSPGRPYYAVGFPRHCYLPDTQQGRRVLNLLSIAWERRLIFTIGRSVTTGREDVVTWNGVEHRTERSQFVSQQETAHFLERVVRQLNMRGVSDGQDEQGLYQELS; encoded by the exons ATGTCTGCCCTTCACTGTGTAGTCGTCTGGGAATGGTTCGACGACGGCAACTCGAAATGGTTACCCTACGGGCCAGCAGTAGCCCAACACCTAGAGCGGGCCTATGCCAAACAGTTGACCAGAGTACTCCTGAGTGATGCCGATCCGTCCTTACACGATTGTTATGTCAACCTTAGAACGCAAACGCAGTGCATTGATAAACACG AGGGTACATCTATAGAATGTGGCGTGCGACGTATGTGTTATTCGGTGAATAGTCCCGGAGGACGGGGAGCTCGATGGGAGTGGGCTCGCAATTGTAAATCACCTCAAGACGCCCGTTGGGATACGCTATCAATGGACGTACAATGTCGAATCGAGGAATCTTGGGGTGTTGGGGAGCGTGCCGTGGATCTAAGCCGGGATCCGATGCTCGCTTGTCCGTGGCTGGTGGACTTTGGAACTCTCACTGCGGCGGGTCCTGGTGGCGCTCTTAAGAACGTTAGGCGAATTCAGCAGGCTCCATATCCACTCACTAAAGTGCCTGCAAATTGTTCTCCAGCTGAACACCAGTCCGTGCAAG GTCGTCGAATGATGTCTATTCCACACCAACACACGGGATCGAGCACTAAATCGACCAAGTCAATTATATCGATGACCTCTGTGAAGTCGACACCGAGTCAAAATAGTTCAATTGCCAATAGAGCTCCTGCAAAGTTGCCCGttaaagaaatgaaaaatcaaaatggAAATCATCCACAGAGAGATAAAGGGAAACCTAATCTTGCTCGTCAAATTcttcataatttaaatatattta GCAATAAAACACCAAACGTAACTACACCTCTGAGTCCAAATAGTGGAATTCAAAACGGCCTCACACCAAATACAtctagtaataataatagtagcaataataataaaaaggatagTGTACTCGACATCGACTCTTCCAGTACGCGGTCTGGAAGAAGATTGAGTGTCGACACTATATCAACCTATCTGAGTCACGAGAGCAAAGACAGCCTGAAccgg CAATCGGTGAGTGATCTGTTGGACTGTAGCATGGGAAGTGACGACGTATTCGAATCTGATCCACTCCCGGGTCAAATCAGTCGACCGAAAACTCCTTCGAACGGCAGCATCGTCG gcGTGGACGCTGCTTCGAGTGTGATCAGCGGCTTTGTCAGGGTCGTAGAAGCCGTTCAATGGGGGGCCGTGTGTCCTCCGTGTTTGGCTCCTCTAGCTCCGTCTCAACCGGGCTCATCGCCACATATGCACGCTTCTCATCCTCCTCGGGTAGTCGTCGCTCTGTCTCTCTGCTCTCACATGATGCATTTGGCGTGTTTGAATAAAATTCTTACACGGCAGCAACGGACTAATAAG GGTGCGTTATATATTCAATGTCCTGTGTGTTcgaaagtttacggagagatgAGAGGGAATCAACCTCCGGGCACGATGGTTTGGTGTCTTCAAGCGCATTCGCTACCTGGTCAAGGCAATTCCGTTCATACAATACAAATCACCTATAA TGTTGTATCGGGCGTTCAGGGACCGGAACATCCATCACCAGGTAGACCTTATTACGCCGTCGGTTTTCCACGGCACTGTTACCTTCCGGACACTCAACAAGGCAGAcga GTGTTGAATTTACTTTCCATAGCCTGGGAAAGAAGACTGATTTTTACCATAGGAAGATCCGTCACGACGGGTCGCGAGGACGTCGTCACGTGGAATGGTGTCGAGCATCGAACCGAGCGTTCACAGTTTGTATCGCAGCAAGAGACGGCGCACTTTCTGGAACGAGTCGTCCGTCAGTTGAACATGAGAGGGGTCAGCGACGGACAAGACGAGCAGGGACTCTACCAAGAATTATCGTGA